Part of the Pyricularia oryzae 70-15 chromosome 3, whole genome shotgun sequence genome, CCGGCAAGCTGGCTGACCTCGGTGCGTAGCTGCCGGCTAGACAGGACCTTGGGCAGCAGCGTGAGCTCCTTAAGCGCAGTCTTGTGCAAGTCCTGGTCATCGTCCGTGTTCCTGTTGAACAGGGTAGCCGCCAGAGTGGGCTTGGGCTGCAGACAGTCGCTGACCAGGTCCAAGAGCATGACGAGCGATTGTAACTGAACCTCCACGCCGAAAGAGTTCATCAGGTCCTTACAGAAGGCAACCATGCTATCCGTCGTTCCGTACTTGTCGACGAACATGGCCACCAGGGCAGCGAGGAAGTCCTTTGGACCTAGATTCTCGATCAGAGAGATAAACATGTCACGCTTCCTGTGGGACGGGATGTGCTCGTAGGCGATGACGAAGCTCGACAAAAGCTCAGCAGCGCTTGTGACAAGATTCCTTCGGCTCTTGCGGAACGTCTCAACGAGGGGCGGGATGACTTCCTTAATTGTCTGCACCACAACGTGTGCAGAGTAGTCATCGCTCTGCCGAAGAACAGAGCCGCCCATAAAGGTGAAGATTGGCATTACACTGTGAAGCACAACATCAGGTGCTGTGTTGGCAAGGCTGGCGACGAGCAGTAGCGCCGAGTTCTGGACCGCAGGGCTCGACGACTTCTGGATACACTGAACAAGCACATCGCCATGGCCCACAGAAGTATCGATCTTCAGAGACTTGTTGTTCTTGTAGGTGGGCATCATGGCCAAAAGACTGCTCAGCACCAGGTTTTGTAGATAACCTAGCTCGGATCCAACCTGAGAGCGAAGTACCTGCAGGTCCGCCAATGTCACAAAGAGACTCTGGAGCAGTTCAGGATGCTCGGCTGGCTTGGATCCCTCGACAAGTTGAAGTACGAATGTCACCTTGTTCAGCGCTGCCTTGACTGCGTTGGTGGCCTGCAAGGACACCCCACGGCTGTGGTCAGAGCTGCTTGTACGCCTCCGCTTGGTTGCGGGTGAGTCAGTCGTGATCTTTGGAATGTCTTGAAGAGACTCGAGGAAGGCGTTGAGAATGTTGGTTGTGAGATCCACGTTCCTCAAGAAGTCGGCAGCCTCCTCAGAGACAAACTCTGCTGAGGAGCCGGCCGTGGCAGGAGTTTGGGCGAGGTCCAGCATGCTCAGCGCCAGCTTGAGTTTGGAATCGCTTTTGATTGTGCTCCAAATCTTCCTTGTGCGGGCAAAAGCAGCTTCGACCAGGCCTTCACGGGTCCAGGCAGAGGAATTAGTGATGATTTCGAATAGCGTTTCCAGACCAGGCTTGTCATTGGCGACAGCGACATTGACGCAGGATTGGTTAAACTTGGACTCATCGATTCTTTCCCGCTCACAAAGTTGAGCAGCCTCGGTAGAAGACAGACTAGCCCACCACCGTAAGAGTGGCAACAAAAGGCTGGTCCTTGTGGCCTTGGACACGCTGTCGACTTGGTTGGTAGGCTTGAGAAGGCGCGATTTCACGGCTAGCAATGGCGTGTGGACGACATGGCTTGTTATGCAGCTGAAAATTGAGAGTCGAACCGCAGATGAAAGTTGAGGTCCTGTAGCTGAGTCCTTTGTGCTCTGCAAGTGTGAGCGTAGGACATTTGAGATGTGCTCCTCATCAAGCACCGATTCCTCCAGAGCAGGTACTATAATCTCCTGCAGCAGAGCGCGGGAGGCTGCAGGGTTCATCCACGTTTGCTCATTCGACTGCTCATACAGCTGCTTCGAGGCCCAAATAGGCCGTTTTGCTGTCTCAATGCCTTCTGCATTCGACTTGCTCAGAACGGTGATCAAGTCAGCGGCTGCTTGCCGAACTTTCTTAGCCGGGTCGCTAAGCGCAGCTACACAATATGGTATCATTGCTTGCAAGTCCAGAGCGGCGCAGTCTCCCTGCTTCAGCCGTCTTTTGGCCATCTCCAGAGCTGCGGAGCGAATCAAGGTTGGGTAAGGGCCGCACCAAACCCGCATGTAGAAGCTAAAGTAGTAGCTGTCGTCATGCGCAGTCTGTCGGCAAAGGAATGGTGCCTCATCAAACTTGAGAAGATCATCCGGATCGGTTGCGACCGAGAGGAGCACCTTGCACATATCGTCGAACAACTGGTCGGACTTCTGCGACAAGAAAGATTTGACAGAGCGTGGGGGCACGGCCAGGCGTTCAATAGCCGCCTCGAGTGTTTCTTTGGGGTCCTGACGGACTTCCAAGTCCTTCGCATCCTCCTCAGCAGGCTTGTCTTCCAAGAGTCTGCGGGGTCCAAACGAAGTGTCCAGACGAAGCTCTAATCCTTCGATGTCATAATCTTCGTCTTCTATAACCTGCCGCACCATAACACCGGTCGCTCCCGCGCTTTGCGACAGGAGCACGAGGGTTGACCCCAGCTGCTTTCGCGCAGATCCGTCCTGGTCCACCTCGTCCGTCATTTTGAGCGCGGCTCGGAGCAGCGATTTGAAAGCAACCTTGCCTAGCTTCTCTTGTAGGAGTTCCAGGAGCAAGATAGACTTGATGATAGGTAGACCTCGAGCGTCGCCTTTCTTGGCTAGTCTGTCGGCCAGCGCCAAGACCAATGCGTAGGCAAGTTTGTCGACTCGGCATTGCTTAGACGCGTCAACGAGTCTCTGAGGCAAGTCGTCCATCTTTAGCAGGGCCTTTGCGACTCTGGAAGAGAGCTGCTTCGGGGCCCGGTACTGGGCAAGAATTGACAGGCACACAAGTCCAGGCCTGACGGTTTCGGCCGTCCAACCAATGACGAGCTGCTCCATGAACACTGACAGAAGCTTGTCATCAAAgttggccttggcggcaaGTAGAGAAACTACCATGTAGGCAGCGATCTGGATGTCTGGAACATccttcatcgtcatcgcATCGCCTAACGGTTTTGAAACAAGAGCTATAAGGGCCAAATCATTGTCCAGCTGCACTCCCTGCCTACCTGACCGATTTATGTCTATCCTGCCGTTGACGGCCTCTGTCATGACACCAGCCCAAAACGACACCAGGGCTGGATATTGCTGCTTGTTCCTGCAGGCATCGAGTGTATACTCGGTGATTGCAGTCAAGAATTCGCGGTGGTGGGTGGCCTGGTAGACGATGGCCGCTCGTGGCGGTGCCGTCAAAGATCGAACGTAGGGCGCTAAAAACTTGTACTGCTGCGGAAGGTCGGCGGGTAGGATTGAAAGGAGAGTGACGAATGCGGGAATCGAGTGGTACGGAAGAAAGGTGGCGAGGAGAGTTGAGGTGTTGAACTCATGGATCCTGTCACCACGAGACGGGATTTCGTTAGGACCAGCGCACCCAAAACGAGTTGATACATTTATTCTTACCTGAAGCGTCGAATAAGCCACTCAATGGCTTTGATTGCCGGCATCAACCTCAAGCGACTGCCCACTAGACGCAAGAAAGAGTCGACACGCCGATCAAGCTCCTTGTTCTCCGCCTGGGTcatctgtgaacggtcctcATCCTGGCTTTGCTCACTGAAAAGTGTATTGGAAAACGGAGTGAAGCGGGCGTCGAGCTGGCAAAGCTCCTCGAAGCCGTCTCTACACGCGGTGTAGATAGTTTGGTAGCTCTGGCCGGCGGCGATGCGCGGCTCGAAGATCAAGGACTTGGTGTGTGCCGCCTTTTGCGCCTTGACGTTCAGCGAGCTCCGAGACTTGGCGGCAATCTGCGCAAGCTGCGCAGCAAGGGAAGTCGCCATGTCTCGAGTGCCGTTGAGCGGTGTGGAATGAGTGGGAAGGGAGTTTCTTAAGACCGGCACTGCGGCGGCAGCGACATCATACCAAAAGTTTGAAGGAATTTTGCCTTCTGCCACCTTCAATTGCGGTGCTtgcccaagaaaaaaatccaaaaaaTTATTGGAGCGGGGAACCGATAAGAAGCAAACCAATTCTTTTCTCCCGATAACAATTTTTGAGCGGGGCCACTAGCTGTTGCAGGGGTCCTGGAGCTATGCATTGAGATGGGTCGTTGTAATTTTCTCCAATGGATGAAAAGAGGAAGGCgacaggaagaaaaaaacacggCGACCAGAGCAAAACTGCACTTGGCCTCACAGATATTTAAAAATACTGGTTGCAAAGAACAGTCCCTCAATTCCAGGACAGACAGTTATAAATTGACAGGCAGCTGGTCATGGCATCCAGGGCAGTTAAGAGGCGAAAGATCACGCCGCCTCCAGCAGACGGTGAGGCTGATGGTTCCAAGAAGGCGAGCAGCACCGCCTTCTTCAACAAGCACGCCGCCAGCTGGAATCTGGAGCAAGATTACGAATCCAGGCCGcgcaaaggaaaaaagaaggacaaggagaGCACCCGCCTGCCCATCAAGACAGCAGATGGTCTCATTCAACATAGCCAGGTGCCGGCCGCCGATGCGGCGAGCGACGAGGAATGGCTTGACAATGGCAGTGAGGCTGGCGCCCAGTCTGAGGATGCTCCTGCTGAGGCTGTCGCCGCCAAAGTCCCGGCGAAACCGCAGGTGCCGGAACGTGAGCAAATATTATGGGCCAAGGAGGAGCTGGCCAAACTTGCTTCCGCTCTGAGCGAAGAACCTGAGGAGAACCCAGGGGCTTTCAAGGCTCTAGCACAGCTCGGACAGACCAACATTGTTGCCATCAAGAAACTTTGTTTGGTCACGCAAATGACTATTTACAAGGATGTTATTCCAGGCTACCGCATCCGACCGGCGGAGCAGGACATGGAGAAGGAGAAGCTTTCCAAGGAAGTCCGAAGGGTTAGGATGTATGAGCAATCGCTTGTCTCTGGGTACCACTCCTACATCAAAGAACTCGCAGCCCTTGCCAAGGCAAAAGACCCGGGGACTGCAAAGTACGCCAGCATCGCCATAACATGTGCGTGTTCGCTACTCACATCGGTCCCACACTTCAACTTTCGCACCGACCTTATCAAGATTTTGGTCACTAAGCTGAGCACCAGAAAGGTGGATGACTCGTACAACAAATGTCTACGAGCTCTTGAGAGACTATTCCGGGATGATGAAGAGGGAAGACCGGCCATGGAGGCGGTTGCTCTCCTCTCCAAGATGATGAAGGCGCGAAACTACCGCATCGATGAGTCCGCACTCAACTTATTCCTTCACCTACGTCTTCTGTCTGAATTCTCTGGCAAGGCATCCCAGGACCATGTCGACCGACCAGTCGAGGAGGGCAAGAAACCAAAGGCCAAGAGGGAATTCCGCACAAAACGGGAACGGAAGCTCTTGAAGGAACAAAAGGCGGTTGAAAAGGATATGGCGCATGCCGATGCATTGGTGAGCCATGAGGAACGGGATCGGATGCAGTCGGAGACTCTGAAACTAGTGTTTGCCACTTACTTCCGAATCTTAAAGCTCAGACTGCCGCATCTGATGGGAGCTGTACTCGAAGGGCTAGCCAAGTATGCACACCTGATCAACCAAGATTTCTTCGGAGACCTTTTGGAGGCGCTCAAGGACCTTATTCAGCAGACAGATGAAGATGCAAGCTGGGATACCGCTGAGGGCGACACGGCCACAGAAGACGGCGCCGATGAGGTGGAGGCCCGCAACACTAGCCGCGAGTCCCTTCTCTGTATAGTCACTGCTTTCGCACTGCTAGCGGGACAGGACGCACACAACAGTCGATCTCAGCTCCACCTGGACCTTTCCTACTTCACGACGCGTCTATTCAAGGGCCTGACCGATCTCTCGGTGAACCCAGACCTGGAGCTGGGCGCCGGGTCTCTGCACCTTCCCGATCCCGACAGACCCAGCGTGACCAAGTCAAACAAAGTGAACCTACAGACCACGACGGTGCTGCTGATCAGGTGCCTGACGGGCGTCCTGCTACCGCCGTGGAACATACGCTCTGTGCCTCCCTTGCGCCTCGCAGCATTCACAAAGCAGCTCATGACCGCATCGCTACAGGTGCCAGAGAAGTCTTGCCAGGCCATACTGGCCCTGCTTCACGACGTCTCGCACACTCACGGGAAGAAGATTGCGGCGCTGTGGAGCACCGAGGAGCGCAAGGGTGACGGAAACTTCAACCCCCTCAGCGAGACCGTCGAAGGGAGCAATCCCTTTGCTACCACCGTTTGGGAAGGGGAGCTTTTGAGGAGACATTACTGTCCCAAGGTGCGCGAGGGTGCAAAACTGTTGGAGAAGAGTCTGGCTATGTAGATGGAGAAGGGaatagaagaaaaaaagtggaTATTTGCAGAGTCTAGTCAAATTCCCTCGAGTGACGTGACATTTGATAGAAAACTTGACGGACGAAAGCTTATGTTCACAGCCCCCTGACACCCCTGGATCATCTCGTCTCCCTGGGTCTTGCGTCCCTGGACTTAAGTACAACAGGGAATTTACCATTATTTGCCCACCTATAAAGTCCAGTTGCTTGTGTGGAAGCCCCGTGGCAAGTGGCGAAGACTGATGTAAGTCGCACACTCAATCCAAAATCATGCTTTGGGTACCATCTGATGAAGTGGTAAGGATAAGCTGGGGAGAAATCTTCTTCCACCCACATAGTGTTCTTTGGAATCATCGGACAGTCAGATTTTGGAATGTTTCTAACATAGACTGTTGGGATTTCCTAAAGACAATTCACGCTCCCGTAAAGGTATTAACATGTCCCGAATAAACCACACAACATCTTCGCTTTCCCACCAGGCAATGATAGAAGATATGACAGCTGCAAAACAGGTGAGTTGAGTAATgtagaaaaaaacaagataCCCCTTGCGACTTGCATCCCTCATCCAACTCCGAAGACAACATTAATGACAGGTAGAAGCAACGCACACCTGAACGTAG contains:
- a CDS encoding nucleolar complex-associated protein 3 — protein: MASRAVKRRKITPPPADGEADGSKKASSTAFFNKHAASWNLEQDYESRPRKGKKKDKESTRLPIKTADGLIQHSQVPAADAASDEEWLDNGSEAGAQSEDAPAEAVAAKVPAKPQVPEREQILWAKEELAKLASALSEEPEENPGAFKALAQLGQTNIVAIKKLCLVTQMTIYKDVIPGYRIRPAEQDMEKEKLSKEVRRVRMYEQSLVSGYHSYIKELAALAKAKDPGTAKYASIAITCACSLLTSVPHFNFRTDLIKILVTKLSTRKVDDSYNKCLRALERLFRDDEEGRPAMEAVALLSKMMKARNYRIDESALNLFLHLRLLSEFSGKASQDHVDRPVEEGKKPKAKREFRTKRERKLLKEQKAVEKDMAHADALVSHEERDRMQSETLKLVFATYFRILKLRLPHLMGAVLEGLAKYAHLINQDFFGDLLEALKDLIQQTDEDASWDTAEGDTATEDGADEVEARNTSRESLLCIVTAFALLAGQDAHNSRSQLHLDLSYFTTRLFKGLTDLSVNPDLELGAGSLHLPDPDRPSVTKSNKVNLQTTTVLLIRCLTGVLLPPWNIRSVPPLRLAAFTKQLMTASLQVPEKSCQAILALLHDVSHTHGKKIAALWSTEERKGDGNFNPLSETVEGSNPFATTVWEGELLRRHYCPKVREGAKLLEKSLAM
- a CDS encoding U3 small nucleolar RNA-associated protein 10, whose protein sequence is MATSLAAQLAQIAAKSRSSLNVKAQKAAHTKSLIFEPRIAAGQSYQTIYTACRDGFEELCQLDARFTPFSNTLFSEQSQDEDRSQMTQAENKELDRRVDSFLRLVGSRLRLMPAIKAIEWLIRRFRIHEFNTSTLLATFLPYHSIPAFVTLLSILPADLPQQYKFLAPYVRSLTAPPRAAIVYQATHHREFLTAITEYTLDACRNKQQYPALVSFWAGVMTEAVNGRIDINRSGRQGVQLDNDLALIALVSKPLGDAMTMKDVPDIQIAAYMVVSLLAAKANFDDKLLSVFMEQLVIGWTAETVRPGLVCLSILAQYRAPKQLSSRVAKALLKMDDLPQRLVDASKQCRVDKLAYALVLALADRLAKKGDARGLPIIKSILLLELLQEKLGKVAFKSLLRAALKMTDEVDQDGSARKQLGSTLVLLSQSAGATGVMVRQVIEDEDYDIEGLELRLDTSFGPRRLLEDKPAEEDAKDLEVRQDPKETLEAAIERLAVPPRSVKSFLSQKSDQLFDDMCKVLLSVATDPDDLLKFDEAPFLCRQTAHDDSYYFSFYMRVWCGPYPTLIRSAALEMAKRRLKQGDCAALDLQAMIPYCVAALSDPAKKVRQAAADLITVLSKSNAEGIETAKRPIWASKQLYEQSNEQTWMNPAASRALLQEIIVPALEESVLDEEHISNVLRSHLQSTKDSATGPQLSSAVRLSIFSCITSHVVHTPLLAVKSRLLKPTNQVDSVSKATRTSLLLPLLRWWASLSSTEAAQLCERERIDESKFNQSCVNVAVANDKPGLETLFEIITNSSAWTREGLVEAAFARTRKIWSTIKSDSKLKLALSMLDLAQTPATAGSSAEFVSEEAADFLRNVDLTTNILNAFLESLQDIPKITTDSPATKRRRTSSSDHSRGVSLQATNAVKAALNKVTFVLQLVEGSKPAEHPELLQSLFVTLADLQVLRSQVGSELGYLQNLVLSSLLAMMPTYKNNKSLKIDTSVGHGDVLVQCIQKSSSPAVQNSALLLVASLANTAPDVVLHSVMPIFTFMGGSVLRQSDDYSAHVVVQTIKEVIPPLVETFRKSRRNLVTSAAELLSSFVIAYEHIPSHRKRDMFISLIENLGPKDFLAALVAMFVDKYGTTDSMVAFCKDLMNSFGVEVQLQSLVMLLDLVSDCLQPKPTLAATLFNRNTDDDQDLHKTALKELTLLPKVLSSRQLRTEVSQLAGRDDMEASKFRELYASLLEKILTLAETVKTNKALHARCSDTLAGLLNLLSIGEFIKAVENLLDRPSISLRQKVLRTLEVRVDQESNTDADSRTVLLAFLPQLTAVIRDSDDIAYKHTAVACVDKIAEKYGKKDLEAVAAAATTIAGDCCLGQPDKRLRVMALLCLASLVDVLQDGIVPTLPVSLPKALSYLSESLQGEKEPELHNAVYSFFESLAVHVPYMLTKTYIGQLLAVSNVSAEANMSDESSQARFGCLQLLANQVDANTMLAALEQNWAQAVNAGFSAVEEYLKLLATVLDKHPSTIIAKHISTLSTIFLSALDLRRNVQSKDTVSIAALAKLTEIEALINDVALKMIYKLNDSKFRTVFTQLMEWVATGLPKDDKLGKVLRHQSVYSFLLAFFDNLKDVVASYASYIIDDATAILKASDPSKMEDRELWQLVLKTLARCFEHDSGGFWQVPAHFEAVSGLLVEQLEHAAALGELPGGDLVQNAVVGLAEAAASRDHRKELNAAVLRRLRSPSASVRLAAVRCEQSLTDTLGEDWLEMLSEMLPYISELQDDDDEDVEKETHRWITKIEAILGESLDAMLQ